The genomic segment ttctttgaacgcagatttcttgcgtacaatacaatcggcaagctAGGCTGGaacttgaccgtgtagtattttgtacgtaagtagtaaaaccttaaagtcacatcttaaatgcacaggaagccagtgcaggtgagccagtataggcgtaatatgatcaaactttcttgttcttgtcaaaagtctagcagccgcattttgtaccaactgtaatcttttaatgctagacatagggagacccgagaataatacgttacagtaatcgagacgtaacgaacgcatgaataatgatctcagcgtcactagtggacaaaatggaacgaattttagcgatattacggagatgtgaaagaaggccgttttagtaacactcttaatgtgtgactcaaacgagagagttgggtcgaagataatacccagattctttaccgaatcgccttgtgtaattgtttggttgtcaaatgttaaggtgatattattaaataaatgtcggtgtctaacagaaccgataatcagcatttccgttttcttggcgttgagttgaaAAAAATGagcagacatccattgtttaatttcattaagacaatgAAATTAAACAACTGCGTCATAGAGCTGACAGTCTGGAATATCGCAGCAACTTTTTGAACGATTTCCTGCTTGGTTTACCTTCTTGCTTCCGGTCGCCGGTGCAGCGTCTGGTGACGCCGACGCCAGGAGACGACAGCGGCAGCGATCGGGAGGATGAATCGCCTCAAGTTGTGGTCCTCAAAGATGGAGACTTGACCTCCGAGGAAGTGCAACACCTGAAGGAAGGCGTGCAAGCGAAGGAAGCTGTGGAGAAAAGTAAGAAGGTTTCATCCCCAAGCTAAACCTGTAAGTAGGCCGAGCAGATTCTTTACTCTCCTCATTTTTAAACCAGACGACGAGCCCCCTGCCGACGGGAAAATCCTCTTCAAGAAGCCGGCCAAGCGCTCCTCGGCAGACAAATTCCAAGGAATCACCGCCAGCTCGCGCAAAAAGAAGCGTGATGACGTGTCGAGGGAAGACAAGAAGGAAGAAGGGACTTGTGGG from the Entelurus aequoreus isolate RoL-2023_Sb linkage group LG20, RoL_Eaeq_v1.1, whole genome shotgun sequence genome contains:
- the kiaa1143 gene encoding uncharacterized protein KIAA1143 homolog, which encodes MSKNKAGGVSWVKPEEPSFLKKFKSDVGFKEGPTVDTKRLVTPTPGDDSGSDREDESPQVVVLKDGDLTSEEVQHLKEGVQAKEAVEKNDEPPADGKILFKKPAKRSSADKFQGITASSRKKKRDDVSREDKKEEGTCGKKVKNSSLLSFGCDEEEDED